A window of Pelomonas sp. SE-A7 genomic DNA:
CCGTGGATCATTGCGCTGGTGTCGAGCTGCGGCCTGTTCGGCCTGGCTCTGCTCTGGGCTCTGCGCCGGCCGAACCGCTCTGCCAAACCCCTGCCCGCCGACTGGTCGCTGACCGCGCGGCCGGTCTTCAGCACCGATGAACGCCGCGTCTACCGGCTGCTGAAGGAAGCGCTGCCGCACCACGTCATCCTGTCCAAGCTGCCCCTGGTCCGCTTCTGCCAGCCGACCGAGGCCAAGGAAGTGCGCTACTGGTTCGACCTGCTGGGCTCGATTCATGTCACCTTCGCGATCTGCAGCCCGAACGGTCGAGTGCTGGCCGCCATCGACCTGGATACCGAGCGCAGCGTCTCGGGCCGCAACCTGCAGATCAAGCAGTCGGTGCTCAGCGCCTGCCGCGTGCGCTACCTGCGCTGCCCGATAGACAACCTGCCCAGCGCCGCCGAGTTGCAGTTGCTGGTGCCGTTCACGAACACCAGCAACGCCCGTGGGCCACAGGCTGCGCCCTTGCTGCGTCCAGCCGTAGGCCGCTCCAGCGAAGGCCAGCGCGCCGCCCGAGAGCACAGCCTCTGGCAGGACTCGGCGATGTTCAGCGACTCGTTCTTCGCTCCTGACAGTCGTTTCGACTCGCTGACCGGCACCGCTCCCGCCACCCGCAATCCTGAGCCGGTGGCGACCAGCTTCCGCAACACCACACCGTTCGCCGAACCGCTGGGTGGCAATGCGCAGTTCCCTGACGAGGCGCCGAACGACATCGTCGGCGTGGTCGTCGACACGCCGCGCTACGGCGCCGGCACGCCCCGCTGAGCCCCGCGCTGGCTCGATAATCCGCCACACGGCGCCCCGGTCGGGCGCCGTTGTCATTTGCAGCCCCTTCCCATGAGCCAAGACCCAGACACCAGCTTCGGCAGCCTGACCCCCGAGTTCATGCTCGATGCGCTGGAAGAGGCCGGCCTGCACGGCGATGGCCGTCTGCTGCAGCTGAATTCCTACGAGAACCGGGTGCTGCAGGTGCACCTGGAAGATGGCCGCGTGGCCGTGGCCAAGTTCTACCGGCCCGGTCGCTGGAGCGACGCCCAGATCCTTGAGGAACACGCCTTTGCCGCGGAGCTGGCCGAGGCCGAGGTGCCTGTCGCCGCGCCCTGGCAGTTGGGCGATTCCACCCTGCGCCACTTCAAGGGCCAGCGATTTGCCGTCACGCCACGCCAGGGTGGCCGCGCCCCCGAACTGGAGGATCCCGAAGTCCTGAGCTGGATAGGCCGCTACCTGGCGCGCATCCACACCGTTGGCCGTGCTCGCCCGTTTGACACGCGACTGCGTTGGGACAGTGCCGAGCCCGGCCGCACCGCGCACCGCTGGCTGATCGAACATGAATCGCTGCCGCCTGAGCTGCTTGCCGGCTGGAACGATGTGACCCTGCGCTGCCTGGATCGCATAGACCAGGCCTTCGCCGCCGTACCCGATCTGCGCACCCAGCGCCTGCACGGCGACTGCCATCCCGGCAACATCCTCTGGACGCCGGACAAGGGCCCGCATTTCGTCGACCTGGACGACGCCGTCATGGGCCCGGCCGTGCAGGACCTCTGGATGCTGCTGTCCGGCGACGCACTGAGCATGCGCCGCCAGCTGGAATGCGTGCTGGAAGGCTACGAGGAGATGGCCGAATTCGACCGCCGCGAGCTGGCCTTGATCGAACCGCTGCGCACGCTGCGCATGATCCACCACAGCGCCTGGCTGGCCCGGCGCTGGGGCGACCCGGCCTTTCCGCTGGCCTTCCCCTGGTTCGGCACGCCGAACTACTGGAGCGACCAGACGGTCAAGCTGCGTGAGCAGCTGGAGGCGATGGAGCCCACAGACCTCGAGCCCTCAACGTCGCCGACCGACGACGAAGAGGACTACAAGTTCTGGGATATGTGAAGGCGGATGCTCAGCCCAGCAGCATCGCATTGACCCGGCGGACATAGGCCGCCGGATCTTCCAGGTGGCCGCCTTCGGCCAGCACGGCCTGGTCGAACAGCACCTGAGCCAGGTCGTCGAAGCGCTCGCCTGCGCTATCGAGCCTCTTGACCAGCGCGTGTTCGGCGTTGATCTCCAGCGTCGGCAATGACGCAGGAGCAGCCTGGCCGGCCTGCTTGAGCAGGCGCGCCAGATGGCCCGACATGTCGCCTTCCTCGACCACGATGCAGGCCGGCGAATCGACCAGGCGCGTAGTCACGCGCACATCCTTGGCGCGGCTGGCCAGCGAGGCCTTGAGCTTCTCCAGCAGCGGCTTGAAGGCCTCGGCGGCTTCCTCGGCCTTCTTCTTCTCGTCCTCGTCCTGCAGCTTGCCCAGGTCGACCGCGCCCTTCGCAACCGACTGCAAAGGCTTGCCCTCGAACTCATAGAGGTGCGAGAGCATCCACTCGTCGACCCGGTCGACCAGCAGCAGCACCTCGATGCCCTTCTTGCGGAAGATCTCCAGCTGCGGGCTGTTCTTGGCGGCGGCCAGGGTGTCGGCCGTGATGTAGAAGATGGCCTCCTGGCCTTCCTTCATGCGCTTGAGGTAGTCGGCCAGCGACACACCTTCGTCCGCCTCGGTCGAGGCGAAGCGGAACAGCTTGGCCAGCCGCTCCTGGTTGGCATGGTCCTCGCCGATGCCTTCCTTCAGCACCTGGCCGAAGTCCTTCCAGAAGGCGGCGTACTTGTCGCGCTCGGCCTGGTCCTCGCTATCGGCCAGCGACTCCAGCATGGACAGCACGCGCTTGGTCGAGCCTTCGCGGATCGCCTTCACGTCGCGGCTCTCCTGCAAGAGCTCGCGCGAGACGTTGAGCGGCAGGTCGGCCGAGTCGATCACGCCCTTGACGAAGCGCAGGTAGACCGGCATCAGGGCCTCGGCGTCGTCCATGATGAAGACGCGCTTGACGTAGAGCTTGACGCCGCCGCGCTTGTCGCGGTTCCACAGGTCGAACGGCGCCTTCTTGGGGATGTAGAGCAGCTGCGTGTACTCGCTGCGGCCTTCGACGCGGTTGTGCGTGTAGGCCAACGGCGCTTCGCTGTCGTAGGAGATCTGCTTGTAGAAGTCCTCGTACTGTTCCTGCGTGACCTCGCTCTTGCTGCGAGTCCACAGGGCCGAGGCCTTGTTGACGCTCTCCCATTCGTCGGTCAGTTCCTGCTCCGACTTCTCCGGGTCCCAGTGCTCCTTGCGCATCAGGATGGGCAGGGAGATATGGTCCGAATACTTGCTGATCACCGACTTCAGGCGCCAGGTCTTGAGGAACTCCTCCTCGCCTTCGCGCAGGTGCAGGATCACGTCGGTGCCGCGGCCCGGCTTGTCGATGGCTTCGACCTCGAAGTCCCCCGTGCCCTCGGAGCTCCAGCGCACGCCCTGGTCGCTGGAGAGGCCGGCGCGGCGCGATTCCACGGTGATGCGGTCCGCCACGATGAACCCGGAATAGAAGCCCACGCCGAACTGGCCGATCAGGTTGGCATCCTTCTTCTGATCACCCTCCAGCTTGGCCATGAACTCGCGCGTGCCGCTCTTGGCGATGGTGCCGAGGTGGGCGATGGCCTCGTCGGCGCTCATGCCGATGCCGTTGTCGCTGATGGTGACCGTGCGCTTCTCGGCATCGAACGAGACCCTCACTTCGAGATTGGGCTGCTCCTCGAACAGCGCAGCGTTGTCCAGCGCCTCGAAGCGCAGCTTGTCGCAGGCATCGGAGGCATTGGAGACCAGCTCGCGCAGGAAGATCTCCTTGTTGGAGTACAGCGAATGCGTGACCAAGTGCAGGATCTGCTTGACCTCGGCCTGGAAGGAATGGGTTTGCTTCGTGCTCATGGCGATTTCTTCGGTTCTCAAAAGGCGGCAGCGCCGCCAGCGCCCAGCCAGCTGGGGGCGCCGCGGCGCGCTTCAAGAGGGGGGCTATTCTGTCAGTACGACAGCGTGTGCTTGGGAATGTCGATCCGCAGCAGAGCCTTGCTGAGCGCGCCGCTGGCGGCACGGGCGTAGTCCAGCGCAAAGGCCGCGTCCTGGAAGCCCTCGAGCCCGGCGGCGGCGGCCACGCTCAGGATCTTGTCGGCCACCAGCACCTTGCCCGAGCCTCGCATGGGCTCGCAGCCAAGGCGCACGAACTGCTCGTCCAGCCATTGCCGCGAGGCCTCGAAGGACAGCACCTCGGAGGCATCGACTGCCAGGTCGATCTCCTTGCCGGGGCCGAAGACGAGCTTGACTTCCTTGCGCATCGCGGAGGTCCTGGTTCTGGTTGCGACCGGTGGATTGTCTCAGTTCGGTCGGCGCAGGCGGCGCGCCTTCACGGCCTCGCTCAGGCAGGCCAGCACCTCGGTGGAGTCGCCCCAGCCAATGCAGGCGTCGGTAATGCTCTTGCCGTATTCCAGCTGGGCCGGATCGTCCTTGCCAGGGCTGAACTTCTGGGCCCCGTCGTTCAGATGGCTCTCGACCATCACGCCGAAGATCTGCCGGCTGCCAGCCTTCAGCTGATCGCCGATATCGCGCGCCACCTCGATCTGGCGCAGGTGCTGCTTGCTGCTGTTGGCATGCGAGCAGTCGACCATCAGCGTGGTCTCCAGCTTGGAAGCCGCCAGATCCTTGCAGGCGAGGTCCACGCTGGCGGCGTCGTAGTTGGGCGCCTTGCCGCCGCGCAGGATGACATGGCAATCCTTGTTGCCCTTGGTCTCGACGATGGCGACCTGGCCGTTCTTGTGGACCGACAGGAAATGGTGCGGCCGCGCCGCCGCCTGGATCGCATCGGTGGCGATCTTGATGTTGCCGTCCGTGCCGTTCTTGAAACCTATGGGCGCCGACAGGCCCGAGGCCAGTTCGCGGTGCACCTGGCTCTCGGTCGTGCGTGCACCAATGGCGCCCCAGGCGATCAAGTCGCCTATGTACTGGGGCGAGATCACGTCCAGGAACTCGCTGCCGGCCGGCATGCCCAGCCGGTTGATCTCCAGCAGCAGCTGGCGGGCGATGCGCAGGCCTTCGTCGATGCGGTAGCTCTCGTCCAGGTAGGGGTCGTTGATCAGGCCCTTCCAGCCGACCGTGGTGCGCGGCTTCTCGAAGTAGACCCGCATCACGATTTCCAGCGTGTCGGCGTACTTCTCGCGCTCGGCCTTCAAGCGCCGGGCGTACTCCAGGGCGGCGGCCGGGTCGTGGATGGAACAGGGGCCGATCACCACAAGCAGGCGGTCGTCCTGGCCTTGCATGATGTCGCGGATCTTCTGGCGGGTGCCGGCGATCAGCTGTTCCATCGGCGTATTGGCGATAGGGAAGAAGCGGATCAGGTGCTCGGGCGGCGGCAGCGGCGTGACGTCGCGGATGCGCTGGTCGTCGGTCTGGCTGGTCTTGTCCTGGGGGGAGTACCAGCGGTCGGCCTGGGTCGTCGTCTTGGCGTTCATGGACTTGCTTCTTTCCGTGCTGAGACTGGGAGGGGGCCACCGGCCTTGCCGCGGCGAAAAAAAACCGCCGGGCTTGGGACCCGGCGGTTTTGGGAGATTCGGTCTGCTGTCGTTTCGCTGCTTGCTTACGCGCTTGCCTCTCCGCCGCCGGTGCGGTGCGAGAACCAAAAAAACGTAAAGAAGAAGCAGGACTTCAACGAAGGCATGGCGGCGAATGTAGCACGCAGATCCTTACGACAAGCCTTCATCGCTGGGCAAGCCTGGCTTGTGATCCAGGTCCTCAGGCCGTACCGCCGACGGTCAGGCCATCGATGCGCAGGGTGGGCTGGCCCACGCCGACCGGCACGCTCTGGCCTTCCTTGCCGCAGACGCCGACGCCGGTATCCAGCTGCATGTCGTTGCCGATCATGCTGACGCGGGTCAGCGCGTCCGGGCCGTTGCCGATGATGGTGGCGCCCTTGACCGGGTATTGGATCTTGCCGTCCTCGACCCAGAAGGCCTCGCTGGCCGAGAACACGAATTTGCCGCTGGTGATGTCGACCTGGCCGCCGCCGAAGTTGGTGGCGTACAGGCCCTTCTTGATGCTGGCGATGACCTCGGCCGGGTCCTTGTCGCCGCCCAGCATGTAGGTGTTGGTCATGCGCGGCATGGGCACATGGGCATAGCTCTCGCGCCGGCCGTTGCCGGTGGCCGCCACCTTCATCAGGCGGGCATTCATGGCATCCTGGATATAGCCCTTGAGGATGCCGTCCTCGATCAGAACATTGCGCTGTGAGGCGCGGCCCTCGTCATCGACGTTGAGCGAGCCACGGCGGTCCGGGATGGTGCCATCGTCCAGCACGGTGACGCCCTTGGCGGCCACGCGCTGGCCGATGCGGCCGGCAAAGGTGGACGAGCCCTTGCGGTTGAAGTCGCCCTCCAGGCCATGGCCCACGGCCTCGTGCAACAGCACGCCGGGCCAGCCCGGGCCCAGCACCACGGTCATCTCGCCGGCCGGTGCCGGACGTGATTCCAGATTGGTAAGCGCGGCCGAGACCGCCTGCTCCACGTAGCTCGCGATCATGGTGTCGCTGAAATACGCCAGGCCGAAGCGACCGCCACCGCCGCCATTGCCGACCTCGCGCCGGCCGTTCTGCTCGGCGATCACGGTGATGGACAGGCGCACCAGGGGCCGCACGTCGGCCGCCAGCGTGCCGTCGGCGCGCGCGATCAGCACCACCTCATGTTCGGCCGCCAGGCCGGCCATCACCTGGACCACGCGCGGATCCTTGGCACGGGCCATGCGCTCGGCGCGCTCCAGCAAGGCGACCTTCTCGGTGCTGTCCAGGCTGGCGATCGGGTCCGACTCGCCGTACAGCGACCGGCTGCCCGCCACGGTCGGCGTGGCAGGCACCTTCACCCGCTTGCTCTGGCCTGCGGCGGCAATCGAGCGCACGGTACGGGCGGCGTCTAGCAGGGCCGCTTCGGAGATGTCGTCGGAATAGGCGAACGCCGTCTTCTCGCCGGCCACGGCGCGCACGCCCACGCCCTGGTCGATGGAGAAGCTGCCGCTCTTGACTATGCCCTCCTCCAGGCTCCAGCCTTCGGCGCGGGTGGTCTGGAAGTACAGGTCGGCGTCGTCGACCCGGTGCTCGGTGATCAGGCACAGCGCCTGGGCCAGCGTGGCGTCGCTGAGGCCGAACGGTTCCAGCAGCTTGCTGCGGGCCGTCGCGAGACGGGCCAGGGTGGGTTCGCGGGCAATCATCGGGCGATTGTAGGAGCGGCCAATGCCCCTGGCAGATGCTCGGCCAGGTGGTCGAACACCAGGCGCAGCCGCGGTGTGTCACGCAGCTCGCGATGGGCGGTGATCCACAGTGGCAGCGGCGGAATTTCCAGCTCGTGCAGCACCCGCACCAGCTCCGGATCCCGCTCGGCCAGGCCACAAAGACCCACGTTCAGGCCCAGGCCGGCGCGCATCGCCTCCCAATTGACCGTCATGTCGTCGCAGCGCCAACCGAAGAACTCGCGCTCGACCTCGAAGCCCGCCTGGGCAAAGCCGCGAATCAGCTGATCGGCCTGGTCAAAGCCCAGCCACTGATGCTGACGCAGCGTCGCCGGAGTGGGCACGCCGGCGCGCGCCAGGTAGCTGCGGTGGGCGTAGACACCGAGTGGCAAGTCGACCAGCTTGCGGGCCACCAGCGAGTGCTCGGTGGGTCTGAGCATACGCAGCGCAATGTCGGCGTGGCGCGCCACCAGGTCCTCGATCTCGTTGCTGGCCACCAGCTCCAGCTGAATCTCGGGATGCTGCTCGCGCAACGGCCGTAGCACTGCAGGCAATACAAAAGTCGCCACCACTTCGCTGGCGGTCAGGCGCACCGTGCCGGCCAACTGTCGGTCGCTGGAAGCCAGAACCAGGTCCAGCTCGCGAGCCGCGTCGCGCATGCGCTGCGCCGCCGGCATCAGGGCCTTGCCGCCGGCGGTCAGGCTCAGGCCGCGGGGATGGCGCTCGAACAGGGTCTGGCCGACCTGCTCTTCCAGCAGCACCAACTGCCGACTCAGCGTGGGCTGGCTCAATCCGAGCCGGCTTGCCGCCCGGCTCAGCGAGCCGGATTCGGCCAGGGTGAGCAGCAGCTGTATCAGCGACCAATCGAGCGGGAGTGCGGTCATTGCAATTCACCAATGAATACCTGGCATTGAATTTAGCCCATTCCGAATATCAGCCGCAGCCGACAAACTGCAGCCCCATCAGAAGCAAGGAAGTCCCATGAACCTGTTCGAGCTGATCCGCGAGCAACAACTCGGCTACGCCCAGTTCCACGCCGACCGCACCAATCTGCGCCTGCACCTGCTGACGGCGCCGGTGTTTCAGCTCGCCCACCTGGGCCTGCTGGTCTCGCTGGGCCAGGGCCATTGGGGCGCCGCCCTGGCCTGGGTCGGCCTGGCCCTGTTCGCCATCGCGATCCAGGGACGGGGTCATGCGATGGAAGCGCGGCCGGCATTGCCTTTCACCGGCCCGTTGAACGCTTTGCTGCGCATCGAGGCAGAGCAGTGGATCACTTTCCCGCGCTACGCCTTGTCAGGTGGCTGGCGCCTGGCTTTTGCCCGGACTTGAAACACGATTCTTTAC
This region includes:
- a CDS encoding LysR family transcriptional regulator codes for the protein MTALPLDWSLIQLLLTLAESGSLSRAASRLGLSQPTLSRQLVLLEEQVGQTLFERHPRGLSLTAGGKALMPAAQRMRDAARELDLVLASSDRQLAGTVRLTASEVVATFVLPAVLRPLREQHPEIQLELVASNEIEDLVARHADIALRMLRPTEHSLVARKLVDLPLGVYAHRSYLARAGVPTPATLRQHQWLGFDQADQLIRGFAQAGFEVEREFFGWRCDDMTVNWEAMRAGLGLNVGLCGLAERDPELVRVLHELEIPPLPLWITAHRELRDTPRLRLVFDHLAEHLPGALAAPTIAR
- the htpG gene encoding molecular chaperone HtpG; translation: MSTKQTHSFQAEVKQILHLVTHSLYSNKEIFLRELVSNASDACDKLRFEALDNAALFEEQPNLEVRVSFDAEKRTVTISDNGIGMSADEAIAHLGTIAKSGTREFMAKLEGDQKKDANLIGQFGVGFYSGFIVADRITVESRRAGLSSDQGVRWSSEGTGDFEVEAIDKPGRGTDVILHLREGEEEFLKTWRLKSVISKYSDHISLPILMRKEHWDPEKSEQELTDEWESVNKASALWTRSKSEVTQEQYEDFYKQISYDSEAPLAYTHNRVEGRSEYTQLLYIPKKAPFDLWNRDKRGGVKLYVKRVFIMDDAEALMPVYLRFVKGVIDSADLPLNVSRELLQESRDVKAIREGSTKRVLSMLESLADSEDQAERDKYAAFWKDFGQVLKEGIGEDHANQERLAKLFRFASTEADEGVSLADYLKRMKEGQEAIFYITADTLAAAKNSPQLEIFRKKGIEVLLLVDRVDEWMLSHLYEFEGKPLQSVAKGAVDLGKLQDEDEKKKAEEAAEAFKPLLEKLKASLASRAKDVRVTTRLVDSPACIVVEEGDMSGHLARLLKQAGQAAPASLPTLEINAEHALVKRLDSAGERFDDLAQVLFDQAVLAEGGHLEDPAAYVRRVNAMLLG
- the tldD gene encoding metalloprotease TldD, producing the protein MIAREPTLARLATARSKLLEPFGLSDATLAQALCLITEHRVDDADLYFQTTRAEGWSLEEGIVKSGSFSIDQGVGVRAVAGEKTAFAYSDDISEAALLDAARTVRSIAAAGQSKRVKVPATPTVAGSRSLYGESDPIASLDSTEKVALLERAERMARAKDPRVVQVMAGLAAEHEVVLIARADGTLAADVRPLVRLSITVIAEQNGRREVGNGGGGGRFGLAYFSDTMIASYVEQAVSAALTNLESRPAPAGEMTVVLGPGWPGVLLHEAVGHGLEGDFNRKGSSTFAGRIGQRVAAKGVTVLDDGTIPDRRGSLNVDDEGRASQRNVLIEDGILKGYIQDAMNARLMKVAATGNGRRESYAHVPMPRMTNTYMLGGDKDPAEVIASIKKGLYATNFGGGQVDITSGKFVFSASEAFWVEDGKIQYPVKGATIIGNGPDALTRVSMIGNDMQLDTGVGVCGKEGQSVPVGVGQPTLRIDGLTVGGTA
- a CDS encoding DUF2726 domain-containing protein; translated protein: MSANLPWIIALVSSCGLFGLALLWALRRPNRSAKPLPADWSLTARPVFSTDERRVYRLLKEALPHHVILSKLPLVRFCQPTEAKEVRYWFDLLGSIHVTFAICSPNGRVLAAIDLDTERSVSGRNLQIKQSVLSACRVRYLRCPIDNLPSAAELQLLVPFTNTSNARGPQAAPLLRPAVGRSSEGQRAAREHSLWQDSAMFSDSFFAPDSRFDSLTGTAPATRNPEPVATSFRNTTPFAEPLGGNAQFPDEAPNDIVGVVVDTPRYGAGTPR
- a CDS encoding terminase, encoding MNLFELIREQQLGYAQFHADRTNLRLHLLTAPVFQLAHLGLLVSLGQGHWGAALAWVGLALFAIAIQGRGHAMEARPALPFTGPLNALLRIEAEQWITFPRYALSGGWRLAFART
- a CDS encoding serine/threonine protein kinase; the encoded protein is MSQDPDTSFGSLTPEFMLDALEEAGLHGDGRLLQLNSYENRVLQVHLEDGRVAVAKFYRPGRWSDAQILEEHAFAAELAEAEVPVAAPWQLGDSTLRHFKGQRFAVTPRQGGRAPELEDPEVLSWIGRYLARIHTVGRARPFDTRLRWDSAEPGRTAHRWLIEHESLPPELLAGWNDVTLRCLDRIDQAFAAVPDLRTQRLHGDCHPGNILWTPDKGPHFVDLDDAVMGPAVQDLWMLLSGDALSMRRQLECVLEGYEEMAEFDRRELALIEPLRTLRMIHHSAWLARRWGDPAFPLAFPWFGTPNYWSDQTVKLREQLEAMEPTDLEPSTSPTDDEEDYKFWDM
- a CDS encoding 3-deoxy-7-phosphoheptulonate synthase, which encodes MNAKTTTQADRWYSPQDKTSQTDDQRIRDVTPLPPPEHLIRFFPIANTPMEQLIAGTRQKIRDIMQGQDDRLLVVIGPCSIHDPAAALEYARRLKAEREKYADTLEIVMRVYFEKPRTTVGWKGLINDPYLDESYRIDEGLRIARQLLLEINRLGMPAGSEFLDVISPQYIGDLIAWGAIGARTTESQVHRELASGLSAPIGFKNGTDGNIKIATDAIQAAARPHHFLSVHKNGQVAIVETKGNKDCHVILRGGKAPNYDAASVDLACKDLAASKLETTLMVDCSHANSSKQHLRQIEVARDIGDQLKAGSRQIFGVMVESHLNDGAQKFSPGKDDPAQLEYGKSITDACIGWGDSTEVLACLSEAVKARRLRRPN